The DNA segment GAAAGACTGAAGGAGGCCGTTCGATTGCTGGAAGGTGAGAGGAAGGTGCTGTTTGCAGAGATGGAGGATTTGAGGAATGACTACGTGGGCATCAGTGACAGAATCGCACAGAAGATAGGCAACATGGGTGCAGCTGACCCTCCGTTGACCATCACAGACATGACTTCAAATCAACAGAGAAAGACACGAAAGAAGTGTCCTACTGATGATGGTATGATTacctttttaaatattaaaatctaGTTGTATTTTATAAGTACAATTGATTCAAAAACTTAAGTTAGATCAAATTGGCTTTATGAGTCAAGTGAACTTGAATTAATAACGAactaactttaaaaaaattattgacTTAAAAAcataaaggagtcatatgacacggctaaaaagaatattatcctttgttttagatgtaatgtaatgtgtatacacaatttaaggttcaaaaacgctgtattttccacataccgtgcatgtttgtatttcctctttgccccgcctctctgaaacgcgcagattgttaacaaagctcatggctctgaaaagcgaggtgtgctatgattggccagttaaccagtgcgtagtgattggtcgaatactgcaagcgtgtgacggaaatgtaactcctcttaccatatttggaacatcaggttccttttcaattgtactgacaggtacacccaccttacttgcgtatacatttgggcggtcttagtcaaatcataccattaactgatgtagatttgtgtttACACgaggtgtggttacatgaggcgtttcaggcaggtctgggtgagcattgcttttagatagaatgcatcttttgttccggcactttcattttttcatttttacttgtctaatacatgcatgggcaacttataacacaccaaagacacagaaaaacacgtattcatgccatatgacccctttaaatgaaatcaaattagctttggAAGTTAAAAGCTGCCTTAAAATTGAAAGtagattttttgcagtgtagtgtAAATGCTTCACCATTTCCATTTATTACAAATTATATATGTTAAATGAACACAATACCTAAAACATTTGAACTTTCCAAAATCCttacatttgtgtgtttgtaatgtgGCCTCaggatttctttgtttttagaaTATTACCTTATGGTGGTAATATTTTGGAATTGCAATAAATGAGTGTTTGTTTCCACCCCACAGTGATACAGAACATAAGAAGAAAGATGGAAGAGGAGAATATCCACAATTCATGAGCTTCGCACCACAAAAGCCACTTGTTTTACTTTTATCATGAATATTTTGTTagtcacattttcttttgtgatACTCTATGAAGCAGAAGTGTTATGTACTTTATCAATGTAACTAATAAACTACAGGTTTAAACATGCTGTTGGTATTGCCACAATTTACACTTATGGCTGTCATGAAATCCTGTTTGTAGTAATGTTCTTACAATGGAACTGTATGGGGCAGTGAATAACACCTGACCAAATACAATACGGCTTCAAAAGCAGAGCAGCAATACTCTAATCCCTACGATTTACCTTGTCTGTTTTATTACACATTCTTAATCATTTCTATTACCAGCTCAAAAAATCTTGCTACATTTTTAGTGACTGCAtcttaatgtattaaacaataGTCATGAATTAATCACCCTACCTGAATAAGTGATATTGAATGTACCGGGTAAAAACCAAATGTTACTGCTACAACTCGTATTCTAGTACCTACTCCTCTCCACATTTTGTATGTCTTTGGGAACCACTGTTCTAGTATGCTACATGTTAATGGAGTAACAATCTTGTTGTAAATGTTACTGGTTATGTACATGAAATGTTAAAGTGACTTTACCCAAGAGCAGTCAGTGGCTGTCTAATGTAGGGCTGAGCATGTCTGACAATATAGTCTTCTACTTTACTAGTCGCCAAATTCCTAGCATAGACACGATTCcatgaaaacacagaaaatatttattttgaagacAGGTGAAACAAAAAGTAAATTCTACATTCTAAAGTATTTCAGAATTTCAAAGTGCTTTAACGGAGCATATCTGTCTAGACGTTTCTATTCAGTCAACTAGATGTTAAATGCAAGTGTTTACATGTTACCAATTGTGGCTTTACTGCTATTACCACACAACACCACATTTGGGAAAAACCATGTTATAAAACTACTCAATGGTTTAGAACTACATGGATGGACTGATTTAAAGCAGCAGTGATcaacataatgtaaaacagTAGAAAGAATCACTCTTTCTATAAAACCAGCAGATAACGTTTAGTGCATGTAGATGTTGCTCGTTCAGTTCAGGACAGACTAATGTCTTCATTATTGTTGGACTCGATAACCTTAAACACACCATCCTTTGCCTGTTTTCTACGCTTCTTGGCTTGATCTGAAACGAGAGATTAGATTCACATTAGGCAGACATTACAACATAAATATTTTGTAAGACATGAAATTCAATATTATTGATTTTATGatacagagaaagacatttacCCATTAAATCGCTGCGGTCCAGTAAGAATTCCAGATCTGCGTCAGTGATGACCTTTCCTTTAGTGCCTTTCACTGCCctgcaacacaacacacactacCATGTCAGAAGTGTATCGAATGAAGCAACTTACAGTACATTTGGCAATCCTCTGCCTGAAGcaaaagttcacccaaacatgtgACTGCTATCATCACTAGCCCACATGTCtttccaaacatttttcatttaacaacaaaaaaaacctttcatGTCTGGATCAACGTAAGGGCAAGTAAATGATCGCATGATTTTTTTGGGGTAAGCTATTTCTCTAATTTATTATAACTTTGTCTACCTTTCGTAGTCTCTGGATTTCATCAGGTCTACCAGCTCATTTATATCCACacagctttttgtctgtttgAGTTCTGCTTTTGAGCCTTTAAATTTATCTAATGACAAACATAAGAGACAAAAGTCATCAACAgagctaaaaaaaaaactccGTAAAAACATAGAATGACTGGTGTAAAATACGCACAACACTGCTCCAAAAGGTTTGTATGAGTACTTGCGGTGTCATTGCTTACTTTTATGAATAACCAGCTTCTCCAGCTTTCTCTTGGCAGATGCCCTCTCGAGGATCTTCTCATCAATGGTGTTTGCTGTTATGAGGCGATACACCATGACGGGTTTTGTTTGCCCAATACGGTGACACCGTTCTTGGGCTTGCAAATCTGCCTGAGGATTCTGAAAACGTAATTCAGAACACATTGATCATAAGCGACAGCTCCTTATTCATTAACGAAAGAGCCAAGCACACAAAGGTGAGACATTCATCTGTACCCAATCACTGTCAAATATGATGACCGTGTCTGCAGCTGTCAAGTTGATCCCAAGACCACCGGCTCGAGTGCTCAGGAGAAAGAGGAACACCTCTGGATCATCGGAGAACTTCTTCATCTGCATCAACAACACACTTTTATTAACAGGCTCAAAATGACCAAAGTGATTTAAATAACAACGTCTTAAAACACTGCGCTTACGTTCTCATCTCGATCTGCATAACTCATGCTCCCATCTAGGCGACTGTATTTGTAACCCCGCAGGTAACAGTAATCCATCAGCACATCTAATATGGACGTCATCTGGCTAAACATCAGCACCTGCACACAACAAAAGATTtcaatgctttataaattttttgtttacattttttaatataatgtatatgaAGATGCATTTTGTTGCTTTAAATCTTAGTCATAGTGTTTAGGAAACCAACAGCCAAAAAATGCATTCTTGAAAATCATTGTGACATTCTCTATGCTGCTCGATGTTATCTCAGCAACCCAATGTTTATAGATGTGTTGTACACAAACAGATATCACACAATACGCTTTGATAAAACAGGCAATTAAATTTGTGCATAGCTTGCTAAAGCACATTGGAGTTTGATAGATTCGCCGATAGAGCAGTTAATCATTACATCTACGAGGAGAGAATGTGAACTTTACCTTATGTCCTCTTTTCTTTAGTTCAGGAAGCATTCGGTCCAAGACCAGAAACTTTCCAGACGTTTCCACCAATTGCTCATCGATCTGTATCAATTACATTATTCGCCTCTATAAATCAAAGTTCATACAAAGCAAGATCATTCGACTAAAGCTAAATGTTAACCTGTGTATAAATTACCTTAAAGTTTCCTGTGGCCGGGTCCAGAGGATACTCAATCAGGTATGCGTGGTTACAACATCTTTTCAGCAGCATCAGTATGTTCTGAAGTTTTAGGTTGATTTGAGCATCAAGAGGCATAAACACATCCATCACTGGGCCAGAGCTAAGAAGAGCAACCACATATGAAAATAAAGCTTGGGTTCATGACATCAATTCAGACACTAAAGATGACACGCACACCTTTCCTGACTTTCCATCTCCTTCTGAACCCTTTCCAGGTATTTCTCGAAGTCTGCGGCAGTGTCTGTGTCATCCTCCGAATAGTCCACAGGCCTCCTGGTCCTGCGCTTTGGCCGGCCGCTTGACGTCAGCTGCACAGGCCTTGAATCATTCTTGGCAAATATTTTAAGGCTGTTATTAATAATTTACATCAAACACACTCATAACAGGAACTACACTACTCCGTATAATCACAGCCCTCTCATAACTTCAATGATGATACAGAAGTGACTTAGTTTTAGAATCTGAGTCAATCTTCACCTTCTCCTGTCCCAGCAGCTTTGTTATGGTCTTGTTGACAATAGCCCTGTACAACTCTTCTTGTTTGCTGGTAAGAGGAGCATACACAATAATCTCCTTCTTTGGTGGAACCTCCAACGTGACATCTGACTTCAGTCTTCTCAGAAGGAAGGGAGTGAGGATCTGGAAAATGCCATCAAAACAAACGAAAAGATGCAAATGTGAACTGAACGGTTTAGCACTGAACGAGAAGACTGGCTATGTTTAAAAGGTAGTGCCTTATGCCAAAGGGCATTTAGGACGATGTACAGCTTCTACTTTTCAAGGTGAACATACCTGATGCAGCATATGAAGGACGTTTTGCTCCCGCTCGGTGGCCACAATGTTTTCAGCATCTGATGTGATGGTGCTGACGTCGAACCACGACTCAAAACTGAGtgaaacatcacaaacacacggcGTAAGGTTAAAAACAACCCTCAAAAAGAAAACCGAGAATCAGTAAGATGATATACTGGACAAATCAAGTACTATCCTGAATGTGACTTCTTACCTCTTCAGGTCATCAAAAACATCTGGAAGAAGGAAGTTGAGTAGAGACCACAGCTCTGATAGGTTGTTCTGCAGAGGGGTTCCTGTCAGGAGCAGTTTATTATCTGTCGGTAACATCTTCAGCTCTTGTACTAGCCGACAGTTCAGATTCTTGATCCTGTGGCCCTCATCCACAATCAAATAGTTCCAGTGTAACCGCTGAGAAAACAAGCATGAGTTTCACTCGTGAATACATCTGCAAGATGACACCGGGGACTCTAAGTGGTGTCTTAAAGCATTAAGGCCTGCTGAGAATGAAGAACTGGAGAGGCTGTTTACCTGAAGAAACTTCCTATCCCTCATAGCTATTTCAAAGGAGGTCACAACAACAGGATACATCTTTAGGGGACCTTGGCGTTGAcgcatttgttttaaaactttcaTCCTCTCAGTCTGAGGGCCGTGATACAACAGGACAGACACCTTAAACACAAATACCAGTCATTCTTAAGTCAAAACCTCACGTCTCTTGCTGTAATTAGGATGAAAGGTATTTTCCATCCCAAATACGTATAAAAGTGCACACCTCTGGTGTGAAGCGCTTGAATTCACTGATCCAATTTGGAAGAGTTGACAAAGGCGCCACGACCAAGAAGGGCCCGAGAACCTTCTTCTCCACCATCATTGCGATGTGTGCAATGCATTGGATTGTTTTTCCAAGACCCATCTCATCAGCGAGAATACCGTTGATACCATTCTCCCACAGCATctataaaacaaacaagagcAACAGTTACACATCAACACCTATTAAGTAATATGACATTGCTTTAGAGATTAACAAACACATGtacatacagacacacaaaagGCTCATTTACACTGATCCATACAAACTCCAAAAATGAGATCAATGAGAATTCAGAATGTCGGTTTTTGTTGCCTTTGAAGATTGtcgatttttgttgtaaatgttCACAATTGTTGATCTCGTTTGTGTATATATGTTCATGTGACAAATCTAAAGACTTGGAAATAACTGCTGCCATCTGCTGGCCAAGTGCTAATAAGAAACTCACCCTGAGCCATTCGATGCCCTCCACTTGGTACCATCTCATCACCCCACCGGTTAAGAGTTTGGGTTGTTGTGCAGGAACGGGCTGACCATTGACTTTTCTTTCCGGATCCAGCATCTGCTTGCTGCTTTCCCGCAAAGCCTCAGACAGTCGCCCTTTAATGTCAGAGTTCGAGTCGCTCAGCTTCTCTATATCCTCAGCTTCCAGTGTAACAGATACATTAGCTTCCTTCAGAAAGACAGAATACAAAACATTCGGAATATGTAGTTTTGAACAACTTTAAATGAAACTAGTCAAAACCTTATCATctgaaaaagaatgaaaaaatcTTACGGCTTCCAGTTTAGGTTTTTTGGCCTTGGAGAGAATTTCCTTCAAACAGAGAGGGGAAAAAATACATCAGTAACACATGGTAATAGTTTAATAGTATGGTAtagatttaaaacaaacaaactgaatGCTCACCTCTTTGGACATAACATCTGCAATTTTGTAATCCTCTTCTCTCTCCCGCTTCTTTCTCTCAACTTAACACACAATAGTGGATTAGACAAGCGTTGcattgcaaaataaatataatatataataacaaataaccTATGTTGGATTACGTTACAAGGTAATTTGTAAGACCAACCTTTGGCAGTCTTTTTATTGGTGCCCTGCAAAAAAAACACATGTACACGAAAGTCAAGTATTAATTAACAGTTACAGTTAAAgttaaaatctttattttttcatgcaaCAAAGTCTTGCAAACGGTCTCAGAAAATTACCTTTTCACTTTGACTCGCAGCTTTCTTCTCGAgcctctctttttttattttttcctgcatttaagaaataaaagaTACGTTATTCTATGACTCAGACTAAAACACAAGGGAGTTGCTTTAAGTGTACAATATGGATGAAAATAATGGAGCTTTGCATTGTTTCTGGTCACTCTGACGCAAATACAAGGTACTTGACAGGATTTATAAGATTTAAGTTCTTCAAAAACTGACAACGCAAACTTTAATCTCACAACAGGGGGTGGGCGGCTCTATGCAACAACTGTTTTGGATTGGTTGTTTAACATACTACTGCCCACAAACATCTGCATCCGTGCAACTCAGGCAGGTTACAATTCATTTCAGATGAAAACACTCGAGAGATTAACATCAGGAAATAAACCCTACAGCTCTTTCCTGTCTCTTGAACACAACACTACCTCTTGCTGCTGCTGTTCCATTTTGGTTAGGAGAAACTTTGAGTAAATGTTGCTTTTCTCCAAAAGATGCTGAAGTCTTCTGAAGCGCATCTCTTGGGAATCTTTCTGCCATGACTGTCTAGCCTGTCAACATAACATGCAACATACATTTATAACAATACTGAGATTTAGAAAACTAGGCAAGAGATAAAATGACAATGTTTTCACAAGTATTgcgttttaaaatgtatgtttaccTCCTCCATcatttccttttctttcttccCTCCCTCCTCCGTGAGGTgtttctcctcctcctccatctCTTTGGTAATGATCATCTCTCCGTCATGGCATTTTTCTATAACGGCAGATTGTGTATAAAGCACGTGATGCTTGAACTTGCTCACACAGGTCTACAATCATCTCTATAGGATTAACTTTCTATGAAATGTTTCGCCTACCTGTCGTGGGCTCCTCCACTGAAGTACCCTCGGGCTCTTCGGATTCATTGGGTTTGGGACAATGAGGCGAAGCACTGCGTGTCTCTTCTTTGACAATACTGAGACAATGTAACGCAATGAGTTAATACAAGCACGACTCTTACGAAAACTCAGGTTATAAATATGCGTAACTTACCCGCTCATTTCAGCTGCTTTCTGTGTAAACGTGCTGCTTAAAAGTTACCTAATTTCTGCAGTGTAGGTCTTGCAAAGTGATACTATGTCTAACTGATGACCAAGTTAGTTAGCATATAACAAAACCTTACGCAACAAAAATGACGTACAGGTTTTGAAACCGCCGAATAAAATGCACGTTACACAACTATGCATATAAAcctaaacaaaaaagaaacgtTTTAAAAGCGACTGCAGGAGTTACACAACCCAGCGTGGCGAGCGTAACGCAAAACTTGGAGTGGAGAAGGGAGACGTTTCGCGCCACTTCGGACGAAACCACTACAGATCGCATTCGGAGGGGTGCACAGCAAtactttttgtttaattatttattttctatataaaattATGCATTGGCGTTAATGACGATTACATATTTACTTATaatttgatatttatttttgaaataatttgtataatatatttCTACACGAGAACAAGTTAGACACGTATTACTAGCAACCCCTTGGACGACAGCGTATATGCAAAAAACCTAGTTGATATTTCCCGCGAAAGTGAAGTGCAGGTCATTCAGTGCAAAAATGGGGTGTGTGTGGTGACTTACAAATAgcaaaatgtactgtatgtataaaatTACATAAACGTATGTAACGTCACTGGTTTTGTAAAAATAGTTTATTgtgcaaataattaaaatggACTATGGAGTATTGATAAAGTGATAGATGGGTGCACATCATTTTGATCATGAACTGGTTTCAATTTGTTTGTAATAATCCGGCATTTCTAAAACAGCCTC comes from the Triplophysa rosa linkage group LG9, Trosa_1v2, whole genome shotgun sequence genome and includes:
- the hells gene encoding lymphoid-specific helicase, which codes for MSGIVKEETRSASPHCPKPNESEEPEGTSVEEPTTEKCHDGEMIITKEMEEEEKHLTEEGGKKEKEMMEEARQSWQKDSQEMRFRRLQHLLEKSNIYSKFLLTKMEQQQQEEKIKKERLEKKAASQSEKGTNKKTAKVERKKREREEDYKIADVMSKEEILSKAKKPKLEAEANVSVTLEAEDIEKLSDSNSDIKGRLSEALRESSKQMLDPERKVNGQPVPAQQPKLLTGGVMRWYQVEGIEWLRMLWENGINGILADEMGLGKTIQCIAHIAMMVEKKVLGPFLVVAPLSTLPNWISEFKRFTPEVSVLLYHGPQTERMKVLKQMRQRQGPLKMYPVVVTSFEIAMRDRKFLQRLHWNYLIVDEGHRIKNLNCRLVQELKMLPTDNKLLLTGTPLQNNLSELWSLLNFLLPDVFDDLKSFESWFDVSTITSDAENIVATEREQNVLHMLHQILTPFLLRRLKSDVTLEVPPKKEIIVYAPLTSKQEELYRAIVNKTITKLLGQEKNDSRPVQLTSSGRPKRRTRRPVDYSEDDTDTAADFEKYLERVQKEMESQESSGPVMDVFMPLDAQINLKLQNILMLLKRCCNHAYLIEYPLDPATGNFKIDEQLVETSGKFLVLDRMLPELKKRGHKVLMFSQMTSILDVLMDYCYLRGYKYSRLDGSMSYADRDENMKKFSDDPEVFLFLLSTRAGGLGINLTAADTVIIFDSDWNPQADLQAQERCHRIGQTKPVMVYRLITANTIDEKILERASAKRKLEKLVIHKNKFKGSKAELKQTKSCVDINELVDLMKSRDYERAVKGTKGKVITDADLEFLLDRSDLMDQAKKRRKQAKDGVFKVIESNNNEDISLS